The sequence TGCATGTGGTTGAATGAAGTTACCTGGTTTAGACAACTTTTCTAGGACTCAAAATCACACTTTCTTCTTTTGTGTATAATAATAAGGGCATATACCCAACCTCACCATCACTCGTTATATTGGGATTAAAGGGTAGAGATTAAACCATGACATAAGTTGGGGAGATGTCTATAAGCTCTTTAGAATGCACTCTCATAGTCCCAGTTTGGTAAAGGTAGCTATGGGAGAAGTGGTTCCCTAAGAAACTGCACAAACAAAGGAAAAACTCTATCAACATATGTTGGTCTGAGATCAAGTTTTTGTGTTTTAGTACAAAGAAAGGGAGCTATGAGAGAAGCTTGGCtagaaaaaagataaaaaaaaaaggcATCTCGTTTGGCTTCTAGTTTTAGCTTATTTTCGCCACAAACAGTTCATAATAAGATACCAAACATGCCTATGATCTCACACAGATGGTAgatctctctttcttcttttgagtataattattacatatattgcatACATCCTAGTAAAAGTGTAAACGACAAAACAGGACAAACTAGCATATACTTCCTCCAAACGGAACGGCTATTTGTCTTGGACATGCTCTAACGCCGAACGGCCATCTCACTTGTAGCGCTGCAAGTAGCCCACCAGCTCATCGACGTACTGGTCCTGCCTCACCCTGTCCCCGACAACCTTCTGCAGCTCCGTGGCATTGCGTGAGAGCGCCTCGCCCTCCTCGTTCGCCATCATCACCCTCCGCACGGCCACCGCGACGTCGGCCGCGCGGAACGACCCATCGTCGTCGTTCCTGGGCACCTCGATGCCGGCCCCGCGCGCCGCCACCTCCCGGGCGATGAGACCCTGGTCGGCCACGAACGGCAGCATCACCAGCGGGCGCCCGAACCGGAAGAGGCCCTCCACAGTGGAGCCCCAGCCGCAGTGCGTCAGGAACGCGGCCACGGCGCCGTGCGCGAGCACGCGCACCTGCGGCACCCAGCCGGCGCGCACCACCCCGCGCCCCGCGACGCGCTGCTCGAACCCGCCGGGGAGCAGCGGCGCGCCGGAGTCGTCGCTCTCGCTCGGCGGCCGGAGAGCCCAGAGGAAGCGCGCCCCGGAGAGCTCCAGCCCGTGCGCGAGCTCCCGGACGTGGTCCGCCGTCACGGGCGCCTCGCTCCCCAGCGCCACGTAGACGACGGACCTCCGGGGCTGCTCGTCCAACCACTGCATCAGTGGCGCCAAGGACTCACCGTCTCCGTCTTGGGCCCGCGGGGCGGCGGCGTCGACGACGTCACCGGGCAGGAGGAGGCCGGCGGGGACGACGGGCTTGGCGAAGAGGTCAGCCAGGAGAGGGAACAGCCGCGGCTCGGCCTCCGGGCAGCTGCGGTGGACGATGAGGCGGCAGGACGGGTGATGCAGGCGCAGGAGGCGGTCGATGTCCGACACGCCGGAGGCGTTCGGCCGGAACCCGCGGGCGATGGCCTCGGCCTCGTAGCGGCGGTAGCAGAGGTTGGATGGAAAGGGAACCCACGGCGGCTGCACCATGTAGTCCTCCGTCGTCGTGCGGGGGCGTGCCTCGTTCTCGTGCTTCGGCCCGATGTACGCCAACAGGGCTACCGGGAAGATGAGAAACATGGCGCACGAGATCTTGACAGTTGCATGGCACACACATGAAAAAAAAAGCATGGGTGCGATTTTTAATTTAGTTGGCaaatggtttttttttttacGAAGTAGAGGAAGAAGGAAGCAGTTCATCATTAGCGGTTGCCACGACCACGATTACATGCGAGTCTGTCACCTTGTGCTCGTCGGCGATGGGCATCACCCAATCGTGCGCGAAGTCGAGTATGATCCAGTCGGGCTTCCTCGAAAACTCGTCGCCGGCCTCGCCGTCGTTGCTGCCCCTAGACGCGACAAAGGATTTGAATGGCGCGGCGAGGCCGTCGAAGGCCGTTTTGAGGAGGTCGACCTTCTCCCGCGGGACGTCGGCTGTCGACTCGGCGCCGTCAGGCAGTCCCTGGACCGCCGGCAGATCCAGCGTGACGACCCGGACCCGCGCGGAAAGCTCCGGCGGGACGGCGCCCAGCCTGGGGGCGTTCCTCGGCGTGGAGACGAAAGTGACGGCGTGGTTGCGCCGCGCCAGCCGGTTGGAGAGCTCGAGGAACGGGATCATGTGGCCGAACGCCAGCCATGGAAACACCACGATGTGGAGAGACGACGACGAATCTCGTTGGCTATCTCCCATGGCTGATCTTTGCATTGAGAGCTAGTGACAGTGCTCGATATGATAATGTTGTCTCCAGAAGTCCAGATTGATATGACATGCATTGTTTGTCATACCAGTACGACATTGACAGATAAAAGGAAGGAGCTCGTTGACGATGCATGTACTATATTTAGAATTagggtaaagtccaatttacaccctccaactttcaccaaagtccggatttcaacctcgaactttaaaaccggacaactttggccctccaactctcgaaaaagttcaactttcaacctttccgggcggttttgcgggtgaacagtagcttttgatattttcgggagcaccgaaattttatattattttttcgagcatcttaacgtcctcaaatgaaaaaactcaaaactataaagctGTAGATCTTATCGAGGTCtgcaatttatatataaaaattatcttcatccaacatcgtattgaagggttttttattttttgaaatttgagtctcatcacgcgataaaatatggtgctgaaattttatattatttttcgagcatcttactgttctcaaatgaaaaaaaataaaactataaagttgtagatctcatcgaggtctacaatttacatataaaaattatcttcatccgacatcgtattgaagggttttctattttttgaaatttgagtctcatcacgcgtgaaacaattttgtcgcgtgatgagactcaaatttcaaaaaaatagaaaacccttcaatacgatgtcggatgaagataatttttatatgtaaattatagacctcgatgagatctacaactctatagttttattttttttcatttgaggacagtaagatgctcgaaaaaataatataaaatttcagcaccatattttattgcgtgatgagactcaaatttcaaaaaataaaaaacccttcaatacgatgtcggataaagataatttttatacgtaaatcgtagatctcgatgagttctacaactttgtagttttgagttttttcatttgaggacgttaagatgctcgaaaaaataatgtAAAATTTCGGCGCCCCCAAAAAtagcaaaagttactgttcaccacAAAACCaagaactttttcgagagttggagggccaaaattgtccggttttgaagttcaagGTTGAAATCCAGACTTTGGTGAAAGTTGGAGGGTATAAATTGGACTTTACCCTTAGAATTATGATGCAAAATATTGTAATCTGCGTGTGTTAATACTTTAATCAGGTGGAAACCAGCTGATTTGTTCTTTAATGTCTGCAATCTCTATCAAGGTTCTATGTTTCACAAACCACCCCATTCTAGAAACATCAAACATGACAAGTTCATCGATAAACTTAGATATTCCTCATATTTGAGCTAATTATTAGCTTTGTAAGAGATGAGGTGACAATTAATTAACCAAGATTTATTAATTATTACAaactaaacaaaaagaaaaagagtaagcAAATAATGGATCACCTTTTCCTTAAACCAAACATTAATGCTCCCGTGAGGGCGTCTGGACGGACGGATGCACCTCCTGCACTCACTACTGCGCGGTGCCCATCCTGttccttccaaaaaaaaaaaatctctctaCTGCGCTTCGCCTCCACCACGAGGAGCTCTTTGACGATGCATGTACTATATTTAGAATTATGATGCAAAATATTGTAAAGCGTGATCTGCGTGTGTTAATACTTTAATCAGGTGGAAACCAACTGATTTGTTCTTTAATGTCTGCAATCTCTATCAAGGTTCTATGTTTCATAAACCACCCCATTTTAGAAACATCAAACATGACAAGTTCATCGATAAACTTTGATATTCCTCATATTTGAACTAATTATTAGCTTTGTAAGAGACGAGGTGATAATTAATTAACCAAGATTTATTAATTATTACAAACtaagcaaaaagaaaaagagtaagcAAATAATGGATCACATTTTCCTTAAACCAAACATTAATGCTCCCGTGGGGGCGTCCGGACGGATGCACCTCCTGCACTCACTACTGCGCTGTGCTCCCGTCCCGTTCCTTCCAAAAAAAATTCTCTCTACTGCgcttcgcctccaccacgtcgCCAACCTTCCCCAATCCCCACTCCGCGCTCCACCGCGCTGCTCGCCAGCACCGCGGCATCCGCCCGCTGCGGCCGCCTCCACTGCACTTCCCGCTCGTCGCGGCCGCCTCCACCGTGCTGCCCGCTCATCGCGGCCGCCTTCACCAAGCCAACGAGCCTCCGGGCAGCTGCGTTGGACGATGAGGCGGCAGGACGGGTGATGCACCTGCAGGAGGCAGGGCCGATGTCCGACACGCTGGAGGCGTTGGGCCGGAACCCGCGGGCGATGCCTTCGGCCTCGTGGCGGCGGTAGCAGAGGTTGGAGGGGAAGGGAACCCACGGCGGCTGCACCATGTTGTCCTCCATCGTCCTGCGGGGGTGCGCCTCGTTCTCGTGCTTCAGGCCAGTGTACGCCAAGAGGGCTACCGGGAAGATGAGATACATGGCGCACGCGATCTTGACAGTTGCATGGCACACACATGTGCGATTTTTAATTGGCATATGCTCATGTACTCCTCCCTCAAAAATTTGTACGAATTTTAAAGCAGCCAATTAAGGTAATTAATTTTTTGCTAATTATTTTCTATCTGGGCCACGCTTGGACCCAGCCCGTCCGTCGAGTgccggaaaccggcactttgccgtgtgccggaagctttgccgagtgtattttatcgggcactcggcaaagacggctttgccgagtgttttttcggcactccactactggaatctcgcttttttctatgggtgcgaaaacacacagaaaaatgcaaataccgtcagaaaaatattttctgACGGTGTATtctcagaaaaatacccacagaaatataatgacagaaaaattcaATTATTCTGTGTGTTCGCCGTCAGAAATAATTTTTCTAtgggtgttacacgcacagaaaaattgcgtTCACCCAGAtgaaaactaatttttctgtgtgttaatccacacagaaaaaaaaaataaacgcacagaaaaacatGTTTTTTTCTATCGGTCTAGGtaaactcacagaaaaattcatttcgcccagattaaaaaaaatatttctgtGTAACCAGCCTCACAGGAAAAAAGAgttaaacacacaaaaaaaattattttaaaacagtagcaacaatatattaaaatatatattttccatatAGTACTTTCTGTACATGACcaacaaggtttcattcaaataatacacaaatcAGTAGTTCATCATGAAACACAAAATTTGCTCCATACATTTTATttgaaatctatgcaaaatttgtCAACTGTTGCAAAATTTTAACAGCATTTGCACCAAAATCCATAGAAACACATTTCATTTCAACAATTCTGGCAGCAGCATGTGTTGCTGCCGTTTCACCGGCAGACGTAGCCGTAGGCGCTGCTTGTGGAGTTGAGGCACTGGCTGTTCTTGCTGACATAGCCGAAGTTGTACCGCTTCACTTCCGCCGCACACAAGGATTGTTGAGCGTCCAGTCCAAGACAGCGGATAGAATCAATAATTTgtgagaaaaaagaaaaggaacaatAAATTGCACAATTTAGCACAGAAGCAGAAACTAATGGAGCAGCACACGTGACACATTAGGGGGAAGAAAAACATCAATCCAGCACCGCATATCAGGACGCTGCCCAAAATCCTAATAACGAGAGAAAATTCCTGAACGCAAGCAGAGGGTGGCAAGCTTCAATCAAAGACAGGCAATACAGATCAGCAGACAAGCATCTAAATTAGGCAAGCCTTATAATTTAGGATTAAAAAGAAAAACCAATACAGTTTGGAAATTGGCAGGACAGAATAATTATATACATAAACAAAAGAATGTGCTATGCATTACTTCAAATGGATTAACTAGTTGCACAATACTATAGCTAATGCATCTTTTCTGTTTAGTAAGTGAAAATAAAAGAAATGCTTGAAAATTAAAGTACAAAAATGGAAGGTTAAGATAATTATAAAGCATATTACGTTATGATTCACTATCTTATTTGATACCTCCTGCCGAAACATAATAAAAGAAACACGAGTCATAATCCAGTAGATTTATTGATCAATTCAACAGTTCAtcccaaatatataaaaaaggacaaTTTTTCTTAGCATACAGGTGATGAACTGTCAATAACTCAAAGAATAGAATGCATTTTAATCCTATAAAGAATACTCGGTACAAATAACTTCTCTGCAGTCAATACACATGCTTCAGTCTAGTTTTAAGAATGTTAAAAGGCTGGATGAAAACAATCAAGAGAAAGCAAAAGTAGTAGTAACTTGGCAGCTAACTTCCAGATGTCAAACTACAAACCTAAGTACAACAGCATGAACACTAGACTGCATGGTTTATATCAGCAATGCTTGTATCAGCACATCTACCATACACTAAGAAAAACACTAAAGACAGCTATGATACAAATCAGAGGGCATCCTATTGAAGTCAAATGTTGAGAGAATCACACTTTGAGGTGCTACGCCAATTAGCGATTTCACAAAAAAACATCCAATTTATTGCTAAGAAATAAGGGATTTCAGCAGGATAGGCATGTAGACACATAAGCATAGTAGTATTGTCAATCTAACATACTCTTGCAAGTGAATAAAATAAGTTTCTAAACAGGCCATTTGACATTGCTAACCACCTTGCAAGTGAATCATACATATTCAAATCAGATTGTTATATGGCAATAAAATAAGCTCATATTTATCAAGTGCAAGCAGTCGGTTCTTACTACTGATTTTACAGTTGGGGTCATCAAAAGTTGAGAAATCAATTGCCAATCTTAGACTCTGAAAAGGTTGAAACAATGTCAGGCCAATTCAAAATCAGTAAGGTATGCATTACTCAAAGTCTCAGTCTTAAACAGTCAGCGTAGATTAGCACGCAAAACCACTGACCTTAAcacaagctcaaggtcatcagttcttggcatgcttaatatgatatcatcattggCAAAGTAAGTGAGGCCTCAGCTTAACGATATGTTTGTACAATTTCCATATACTCAATCATAGGTGGCTGCCAAGGCAAAAAAAAACAGATAGAAGAAAACTAAGATCATGTCCCATGGTTTGCTGACAGTCATGAGAATCATACAGAATGCACAGAAAACAAATTGCAGCCACCTCAGAGTTTATTTTTCATGTTGCATCATTGGCCAAATAGATATCAAGAGTTTGaacatgaaaggtccttgtttggttttggtaattgagtaacaatctaggtagactaattgtgtttatgtgagatacacaggtgattagtccacaggtacatgtgtgtgaaaaacatatgccatgaaggtgaaaatggcttggagatgttgcaaagctcacacatgtgatgatgaaggagcttattgcacatgagacatgacattgagtcatgtgatcaaggtggagaagatcaagacaagacttggcttgatggaccggttgcaagcgtgaagggcaagtcgaaggctttggagtgatggaccgcgtggcggtgaagcttgagcaagacttggcgccgatggacgatggcaacggcgaagagcaagtagagtcaagattgatgaaccaatatgatcatgtgatgatatgaagtggatcatatcattgttgatcgtgttggtgcatgtgttgcatcgacattggaggagatggaatggaatgcgcaaggcaaaggtataacctagggcatttcatttcaccggtcataggtgtgtaaagaagtttatgaccgggtttaggatagatggccatactattaagaggggcaaacttgtttgcatatcggtcatctagtgccactcgagtgatctaactttgcattgtcgctaggatcgagtggcgtggcaagttgagtggctaacatcctttgggaaatgattgtgaaaatgctaacacacatacacatgatggtgtacacttggtggtgttggcacatttacaaaggaggtggtgtttgcatgggtgagatgggtttgggtccctctctccctcccgccgagcttgtgaggcaggattcggcgctttcgggaaaatggaatgcctattttctattgcgcctgatgcaaattcttatggttagcacattggagcaagggtgaagaagttagaagtgaaaacgagttggttgCGAAGATGCCGgcgttggtcaactgaccggacgctggatctgcatGCACCAGACGCTagcaggctacgtccggtcaggctgacgtacggtgacgcagaagctggagtgtgaccggacgctggctgcgtctgatcacgttcgaccggacgcgtccggtcatgctcgggagcttactggaaacgaccggacgctgggggttcagcgtccggtcagttgaagctgctgcgtccggtcaggtcaagtgaccgttggaatcgggacacgtggtcgtctgcgagcgaccggacgctgaggtccagcgtccggtcaacacgaccggagcgtccggtcggcccgaccgttgcccagtgaaggggtaacggctagtttagcccttggggctataaatagaagtggccttcggccatggctggtgtagagcacctcaagggacttagtgtccatgcttgtgagtgcttgggagccctccatcacacatatacttgatagtgatcattcgattatgtgagtgagcgattctagtgcgattgcatcgtgagattgcatcgagtggtactagatgatcgagttgcaagccggtggtgcttgttactcttggaggttgccacctcctagacggcttggtggtggtctccgtcgaagtgcgcaagaagcttgtgcggcgctctggagaagtgcttgtgaggggcattgtgctcgccccgcgggagtcgcgaagagcaactttagtaaagcgtgtcattgagctaccctcactcaaggggtaggttcttgtggcgcccgacgtgcgggcttggcgggtgatgccaattagccaccgaaccaccaagtgagcggtcgacacaacggggactagcgtgttggcaaacacgtgaacctcgggagaaaaatcatcgtgtcaaccttgttcttcccgttggtttgcattcccgttacacaagcttgcaattacttttatatacattgagcttgtgttgttgctttaataattagttagcttgtgtagcttgctaattatcttcttgcttgtgtagcatagaagtagctcccttgcgtggctaatttggtttgtgtaaccttgttagtcactttgcttagtttgtgtagctaagtatttgcgctctctaattaggcattggttgccttgttattgagcattgctagtgagcttagttagctttgtgcttttgcttactagcacgtgtaggagctcccttgttgcttaaagtactagtgccataggtttgtgtaaccttgctcctagaattgtttaggagagctctaactagcccgacacctttgttgcataattgttatctttgcaaggtgctagtgaacatacatagtggggtatagttttggctagaccgatagttttaattccgcatttgtatcggttagccgacgcgattaagttttagaaaagactattcaccccccctctagttgccatctcgacccttcagaacATCACAGTCATATCAAGAGATTGAACATTAGTGTCATAAATTCTAGATGCTTCAGCACAAAGAACCCTCACTAGAATCAGAGCTATGGACTTAAGAAAGATGCGGCTGCCACACCATagggtgctcctccagcgcctaggGTTAAGTAAACATCATCGACCAAGACAACGGTTTGCACTAACAATAGAGGAAAAGAACATTCTTCTAGAAGTTGAACCCATAATATTCCGTGTGAGAAGTTGAACCCATAATATTCCTATGTTACAACAAAAACACCATCTAAAGGACCCAGCTTTTACAAATATATTGAATTAAGCATTGCCTTCAACAAATAATCAGCACGAGAAGGCTCGAGAAAGTAAGGCAGTGCAAAGGAACAGATCAGTTATATACTAGCACAGAGTAGTGATGATATCTCAAAATAAtaataagaagaaaaaaaacaggtCACAAGTGCTGAACAAAACATGATGACATGCGCAGGTATTAACAGTTCTACTAGAGTTAGGACCCACTTATAGTACTCAAAGTCTCAATCTTAAACAGTCAACGTAGATTAGCACGCAAAACCAGTGACCTGTGCATGGCATGTAGCCCAGGTACAC comes from Miscanthus floridulus cultivar M001 unplaced genomic scaffold, ASM1932011v1 os_2139_1_2, whole genome shotgun sequence and encodes:
- the LOC136534646 gene encoding UDP-glycosyltransferase 91B1-like, which gives rise to MIPFLELSNRLARRNHAVTFVSTPRNAPRLGAVPPELSARVRVVTLDLPAVQGLPDGAESTADVPREKVDLLKTAFDGLAAPFKSFVASRGSNDGEAGDEFSRKPDWIILDFAHDWVMPIADEHKISCAMFLIFPVALLAYIGPKHENEARPRTTTEDYMVQPPWVPFPSNLCYRRYEAEAIARGFRPNASGVSDIDRLLRLHHPSCRLIVHRSCPEAEPRLFPLLADLFAKPVVPAGLLLPGDVVDAAAPRAQDGDGESLAPLMQWLDEQPRRSVVYVALGSEAPVTADHVRELAHGLELSGARFLWALRPPSESDDSGAPLLPGGFEQRVAGRGVVRAGWVPQVRVLAHGAVAAFLTHCGWGSTVEGLFRFGRPLVMLPFVADQGLIAREVAARGAGIEVPRNDDDGSFRAADVAVAVRRVMMANEEGEALSRNATELQKVVGDRVRQDQYVDELVGYLQRYK